One segment of Alnus glutinosa chromosome 2, dhAlnGlut1.1, whole genome shotgun sequence DNA contains the following:
- the LOC133859996 gene encoding protoporphyrinogen oxidase, mitochondrial isoform X1 encodes MASASKEDKRSSAKRVAVIGAGVSGLAAAYKLKSHGLNVTVFEAEGRAGGKLRSVSHDGLIWDEGANTMTESEMEVRSLLDDLGLREKQQFPISQNKRYIVRNGMPVLIPTNPIALITSNILSAQSKFQIILEPFLWKKSNSSKVFDDDSQESVGGFFQRHFGKEVVDYLIDPFVAGTSAGDPESLSMQHSFPELWNLEKRFGSIIAGMVQSKLSTKREKRGDTKGTSEKKKRQRGSFSFHGGMQMLTDMLCKEIGKDDLKLNSKVLSLSYSCDGNSALENWSVTCASDRDKHSQTLSVDAVIMTAPLSNVKEMKITKSGTLFPLDILPEVTYMPLSVIITTFKKENVQRPLEGFGVLVPSKEQQNGLKTLGTLFSSMMFPDRAPNDLYLYTTFVGGSRNSDLAKASTDELKQIVSSDLRQLLGAEGEPTFVNHFYWSKAFPLYERNYGSVLEAIETMEKNLPGIFYAGNHKGGLSVGKAIASGCKAADLVISYLESSSDDKALREEPSLYK; translated from the exons ATGGCCTCAGCTTCCAAAGAAGATAAGCGGA GTTCGGCTAAAAGAGTAGCTGTTATTGGTGCTGGTGTTAG TGGGCTTGCTGCGGCGTACAAGTTGAAATCACATGGTTTGAATGTCACGGTATTTGAAGCTGAAGGAAGAGCTGGAGGGAAGTTAAGAAGTGTTTCACATGATGGCTTAATTTGGGACGAGGGAGCAAATACAATG ACTGAAAGTGAAATGGAGGTCAGAAGTTTACTTGATGATCTTGGACTTCGAGAAAAGCAACAATTT CCAATTTCACAGAATAAGCGGTATATTGTACGAAATGGGATGCCAGTATTG ATACCCACTAATCCCATTGCACTGATCACAAGCAACATTCTTTCTGCACAATCAAAG TTTCAGATAATTTTGGAGCCATTTTTGTGGAAGAAAAGTAACTCCTCAAAAGTTTTTGATGATGATTCACAGGAAAG TGTGGGTGGGTTCTTTCAGCGTCATTTTGGGAAAGAG GTTGTTGATTATCTCATTGACCCTTTCGTTGCGGGCACAAGTGCTGGGGATCCTGAATCTCTTTCT ATGCAGCATTCTTTCCCGGAGCTATGGAATCTAGAAAAAAG GTTTGGCTCTATTATAGCTGGGATGGTTCAATCTAAGTTATccaccaaaagagaaaaacgTGGAGATACGAAGGGTActtcagaaaaaaagaaacgcCAACGTGGTTCATTTTCGTTTCATGGTGGAATGCAG ATGCTTACTGATATGTTGTGCAAAGAGATTGGCAAAGATGATCTTAAACTGAACTCAAAGGTTTTGTCATTATCTTACAGCTGTGATGGGAATTCTGCCTTAGAAAATTGGTCAGTTACTTGTGCTTCCGACCGTGATAAGCATTCACAAACCTTATCTGTTGATGCTGTAATCATGACG GCTCCATTAAGTAATGTCAAAGAAATGAAGATCACCAAGAGTGGAACGCTCTTTCCACTTGACATTCTTCCTGAG GTGACTTACATGCCATTATCAGTCATAATCACCACCTTTAAGAAGGAGAATGTCCAGAGACCTCTTGAGGGATTTGGAGTTCTTGTTCCTTCTAAGGAGCAACAAAATGGTCTAAAAACCCTTG GTACACTCTTTTCTTCTATGATGTTTCCAGATCGTGCACCTAATGACCTATATCTCTATACAACGTTTGTTGGTGGAAGTCGAAACAGTGATCTAGCAAAAGCTTCAAC AGATGAGTTGAAGCAGATTGTTTCTTCCGATCTTAGGCAGTTGCTGGGAGCAGAGGGAGAACCCACATTTGTAAA TCATTTCTACTGGAGTAAAGCATTTCCCTTGTATGAGCGTAACTATGGCTCAGTTCTAGAAGCAATTGAAACGATGGAGAAAAATCTTCCTGGAATCTTCTATGCAG GGAACCATAAGGGTGGTTTATCTGTTGGCAAAGCAATAGCCTCTGGGTGCAAAGCAGCTGATCTTGTTATATCCTATCTGGAGTCTTCTTCAGATGACAAGGCCCTTAGGGAAGAACCATCATTATATAAATAA
- the LOC133859996 gene encoding protoporphyrinogen oxidase, mitochondrial isoform X2, producing the protein MASASKEDKRSSAKRVAVIGAGVSGLAAAYKLKSHGLNVTVFEAEGRAGGKLRSVSHDGLIWDEGANTMTESEMEVRSLLDDLGLREKQQFPISQNKRYIVRNGMPVLIPTNPIALITSNILSAQSKIILEPFLWKKSNSSKVFDDDSQESVGGFFQRHFGKEVVDYLIDPFVAGTSAGDPESLSMQHSFPELWNLEKRFGSIIAGMVQSKLSTKREKRGDTKGTSEKKKRQRGSFSFHGGMQMLTDMLCKEIGKDDLKLNSKVLSLSYSCDGNSALENWSVTCASDRDKHSQTLSVDAVIMTAPLSNVKEMKITKSGTLFPLDILPEVTYMPLSVIITTFKKENVQRPLEGFGVLVPSKEQQNGLKTLGTLFSSMMFPDRAPNDLYLYTTFVGGSRNSDLAKASTDELKQIVSSDLRQLLGAEGEPTFVNHFYWSKAFPLYERNYGSVLEAIETMEKNLPGIFYAGNHKGGLSVGKAIASGCKAADLVISYLESSSDDKALREEPSLYK; encoded by the exons ATGGCCTCAGCTTCCAAAGAAGATAAGCGGA GTTCGGCTAAAAGAGTAGCTGTTATTGGTGCTGGTGTTAG TGGGCTTGCTGCGGCGTACAAGTTGAAATCACATGGTTTGAATGTCACGGTATTTGAAGCTGAAGGAAGAGCTGGAGGGAAGTTAAGAAGTGTTTCACATGATGGCTTAATTTGGGACGAGGGAGCAAATACAATG ACTGAAAGTGAAATGGAGGTCAGAAGTTTACTTGATGATCTTGGACTTCGAGAAAAGCAACAATTT CCAATTTCACAGAATAAGCGGTATATTGTACGAAATGGGATGCCAGTATTG ATACCCACTAATCCCATTGCACTGATCACAAGCAACATTCTTTCTGCACAATCAAAG ATAATTTTGGAGCCATTTTTGTGGAAGAAAAGTAACTCCTCAAAAGTTTTTGATGATGATTCACAGGAAAG TGTGGGTGGGTTCTTTCAGCGTCATTTTGGGAAAGAG GTTGTTGATTATCTCATTGACCCTTTCGTTGCGGGCACAAGTGCTGGGGATCCTGAATCTCTTTCT ATGCAGCATTCTTTCCCGGAGCTATGGAATCTAGAAAAAAG GTTTGGCTCTATTATAGCTGGGATGGTTCAATCTAAGTTATccaccaaaagagaaaaacgTGGAGATACGAAGGGTActtcagaaaaaaagaaacgcCAACGTGGTTCATTTTCGTTTCATGGTGGAATGCAG ATGCTTACTGATATGTTGTGCAAAGAGATTGGCAAAGATGATCTTAAACTGAACTCAAAGGTTTTGTCATTATCTTACAGCTGTGATGGGAATTCTGCCTTAGAAAATTGGTCAGTTACTTGTGCTTCCGACCGTGATAAGCATTCACAAACCTTATCTGTTGATGCTGTAATCATGACG GCTCCATTAAGTAATGTCAAAGAAATGAAGATCACCAAGAGTGGAACGCTCTTTCCACTTGACATTCTTCCTGAG GTGACTTACATGCCATTATCAGTCATAATCACCACCTTTAAGAAGGAGAATGTCCAGAGACCTCTTGAGGGATTTGGAGTTCTTGTTCCTTCTAAGGAGCAACAAAATGGTCTAAAAACCCTTG GTACACTCTTTTCTTCTATGATGTTTCCAGATCGTGCACCTAATGACCTATATCTCTATACAACGTTTGTTGGTGGAAGTCGAAACAGTGATCTAGCAAAAGCTTCAAC AGATGAGTTGAAGCAGATTGTTTCTTCCGATCTTAGGCAGTTGCTGGGAGCAGAGGGAGAACCCACATTTGTAAA TCATTTCTACTGGAGTAAAGCATTTCCCTTGTATGAGCGTAACTATGGCTCAGTTCTAGAAGCAATTGAAACGATGGAGAAAAATCTTCCTGGAATCTTCTATGCAG GGAACCATAAGGGTGGTTTATCTGTTGGCAAAGCAATAGCCTCTGGGTGCAAAGCAGCTGATCTTGTTATATCCTATCTGGAGTCTTCTTCAGATGACAAGGCCCTTAGGGAAGAACCATCATTATATAAATAA
- the LOC133859996 gene encoding protoporphyrinogen oxidase, mitochondrial isoform X3, giving the protein MASASKEDKRSSAKRVAVIGAGVSGLAAAYKLKSHGLNVTVFEAEGRAGGKLRSVSHDGLIWDEGANTMTESEMEVRSLLDDLGLREKQQFPISQNKRYIVRNGMPVLIPTNPIALITSNILSAQSKFQIILEPFLWKKSNSSKVFDDDSQESVGGFFQRHFGKEVVDYLIDPFVAGTSAGDPESLSHSFPELWNLEKRFGSIIAGMVQSKLSTKREKRGDTKGTSEKKKRQRGSFSFHGGMQMLTDMLCKEIGKDDLKLNSKVLSLSYSCDGNSALENWSVTCASDRDKHSQTLSVDAVIMTAPLSNVKEMKITKSGTLFPLDILPEVTYMPLSVIITTFKKENVQRPLEGFGVLVPSKEQQNGLKTLGTLFSSMMFPDRAPNDLYLYTTFVGGSRNSDLAKASTDELKQIVSSDLRQLLGAEGEPTFVNHFYWSKAFPLYERNYGSVLEAIETMEKNLPGIFYAGNHKGGLSVGKAIASGCKAADLVISYLESSSDDKALREEPSLYK; this is encoded by the exons ATGGCCTCAGCTTCCAAAGAAGATAAGCGGA GTTCGGCTAAAAGAGTAGCTGTTATTGGTGCTGGTGTTAG TGGGCTTGCTGCGGCGTACAAGTTGAAATCACATGGTTTGAATGTCACGGTATTTGAAGCTGAAGGAAGAGCTGGAGGGAAGTTAAGAAGTGTTTCACATGATGGCTTAATTTGGGACGAGGGAGCAAATACAATG ACTGAAAGTGAAATGGAGGTCAGAAGTTTACTTGATGATCTTGGACTTCGAGAAAAGCAACAATTT CCAATTTCACAGAATAAGCGGTATATTGTACGAAATGGGATGCCAGTATTG ATACCCACTAATCCCATTGCACTGATCACAAGCAACATTCTTTCTGCACAATCAAAG TTTCAGATAATTTTGGAGCCATTTTTGTGGAAGAAAAGTAACTCCTCAAAAGTTTTTGATGATGATTCACAGGAAAG TGTGGGTGGGTTCTTTCAGCGTCATTTTGGGAAAGAG GTTGTTGATTATCTCATTGACCCTTTCGTTGCGGGCACAAGTGCTGGGGATCCTGAATCTCTTTCT CATTCTTTCCCGGAGCTATGGAATCTAGAAAAAAG GTTTGGCTCTATTATAGCTGGGATGGTTCAATCTAAGTTATccaccaaaagagaaaaacgTGGAGATACGAAGGGTActtcagaaaaaaagaaacgcCAACGTGGTTCATTTTCGTTTCATGGTGGAATGCAG ATGCTTACTGATATGTTGTGCAAAGAGATTGGCAAAGATGATCTTAAACTGAACTCAAAGGTTTTGTCATTATCTTACAGCTGTGATGGGAATTCTGCCTTAGAAAATTGGTCAGTTACTTGTGCTTCCGACCGTGATAAGCATTCACAAACCTTATCTGTTGATGCTGTAATCATGACG GCTCCATTAAGTAATGTCAAAGAAATGAAGATCACCAAGAGTGGAACGCTCTTTCCACTTGACATTCTTCCTGAG GTGACTTACATGCCATTATCAGTCATAATCACCACCTTTAAGAAGGAGAATGTCCAGAGACCTCTTGAGGGATTTGGAGTTCTTGTTCCTTCTAAGGAGCAACAAAATGGTCTAAAAACCCTTG GTACACTCTTTTCTTCTATGATGTTTCCAGATCGTGCACCTAATGACCTATATCTCTATACAACGTTTGTTGGTGGAAGTCGAAACAGTGATCTAGCAAAAGCTTCAAC AGATGAGTTGAAGCAGATTGTTTCTTCCGATCTTAGGCAGTTGCTGGGAGCAGAGGGAGAACCCACATTTGTAAA TCATTTCTACTGGAGTAAAGCATTTCCCTTGTATGAGCGTAACTATGGCTCAGTTCTAGAAGCAATTGAAACGATGGAGAAAAATCTTCCTGGAATCTTCTATGCAG GGAACCATAAGGGTGGTTTATCTGTTGGCAAAGCAATAGCCTCTGGGTGCAAAGCAGCTGATCTTGTTATATCCTATCTGGAGTCTTCTTCAGATGACAAGGCCCTTAGGGAAGAACCATCATTATATAAATAA
- the LOC133860959 gene encoding uncharacterized protein LOC133860959 — protein MYHFICRTLVQNRKVSSKTSYVRYIQTTPLFNSVSNPTEQQSLTVSYLINSCGLSLEQAISASKVVRIENTEKPDSILKMLATYGFSKTHISSLISKLPPLLLAHPEKTIRPKIEYFESLGIRGPDVPRIIFSDTSILMSSLKKQIIPNIDFLKGFLETNENLVNALKQSAQLVRCNIKKVLVPNISTLRAHGVPEEHVAKLIIMQPRSLLLRSDLFKEVVCAIKEMGFEPMRPSFILAVRCMSIISKVKWEKKKEVLTSFGWSENEFLLAFRVQPMLMICSEKKIRDVMDFLMNKAGLKQSHIARCPNLFLTSIERRLIPRCAVLQVLMSKAMVGKNLDIVWALSSNKRYFEKKYVTRFMEDAPEVIKAYQGKMVFQGFSN, from the coding sequence ATGTATCATTTCATATGCAGAACACTCGTACAAAATCGAAAAGTAAGTTCGAAAACCAGTTACGTTCGTTATATCCAAACAACACCCTTGTTCAATTCAGTTTCAAACCCCACAGAGCAACAATCTTTAACAGTCTCTTACCTCATTAACTCATGTGGGTTGTCTTTAGAACAAGCTATTTCAGCTTCAAAGGTGGTTAGAATAGAAAACACTGAGAAACCAGACTCGATTCTAAAGATGTTAGCCACTTATGGGTTTTCAAAAACTCACATTTCAAGCTTGATTTCTAAACTTCCACCTCTGCTTTTAGCTCATCCGGAGAAAACTATAAGGCCCAAGATTGAGTATTTTGAGTCCTTGGGTATTAGAGGACCCGACGTACCTAGGATTATCTTTTCAGACACATCCATTTTAATGTCTAGTTTGAAGAAACAGATAATACCCAACATTGATTTTCTTAAAGGTTTTCTTGAGACCAATGAGAACCTTGTTAATGCATTGAAGCAATCAGCCCAATTGGTTCGATGCAACATTAAGAAAGTTTTGGTGCCAAATATATCCACTTTGAGGGCTCATGGAGTGCCAGAAGAACATGTTGCAAAGCTTATAATCATGCAGCCTAGATCACTTTTGTTGAGGTCTGATTTGTTCAAAGAGGTGGTTTGTGCAATTAAAGAAATGGGGTTTGAACCGATGAGACCTTCGTTCATTTTGGCTGTTCGATGTATGTCAATAATAAGCAAAGTGaagtgggaaaagaaaaaggaggttCTAACGAGCTTTGGTTGGTCCGAAAATGAATTTCTTTTGGCATTTAGAGTGCAGCCAATGCTAATGATTTGTTCAGAGAAGAAGATTAGGGATGTGATGGATTTCTTGATGAACAAGGCCGGTCTGAAGCAATCACATATTGCTAGATGCCCAAATTTATTTCTGACTAGTATTGAGAGGAGATTGATTCCCAGATGTGCAGTTCTGCAAGTTTTGATGTCTAAAGCTATGGTTGGGAAAAATTTAGATATAGTTTGGGCATTGAGTTCAAATAAGCGGTACTTTGAGAAGAAGTATGTGACTCGGTTTATGGAAGATGCCCCTGAAGTGATTAAGGCATACCAGGGTAAGATGGTATTTCAGGGATTCAGTAATTGA